In Rutidosis leptorrhynchoides isolate AG116_Rl617_1_P2 chromosome 6, CSIRO_AGI_Rlap_v1, whole genome shotgun sequence, the DNA window atcttattattgatattatgcttGAAACTTAAATTATATACCATCATTATATTTGAgagaaatttaaactttattcatttCGCACAACATTACAATCATAATTCTGCTTCACACAGCACTAAACATTACAATGCAACTTTGCAACAATTCTACGCATTTCTTTTCATCACATGTAGTATCTTTTCAACAAAGTAGCATGCCACGTGTTAGGTATGTGACGCCCTTCATTATCTTGGATCTTATAAGAGCCTACCGCGTTGATTCCCACTATCTGGTATGGTCCCTCCCAATTGGGTCCCAATTTTCCAAGTTTTTCAGCACGACTTGCTTCATTGTTTCGCAAAACCCACTCACCAATATCAAAGGCTAACGCGCGCACCTTCTTGTTGTAATACTTGGCAATTTGTTGCTTATTGTTTGTCTCTCTTATTACAGCCATAAGTCTGCGTTCTTCAATGAAATTTAAATTTTCACAAATGTTATCTGCATTCGCACTTTCATCAAAGTTAGTGACCCTATTCGTCTGGAAAAAAAACTTCTGCGGGGATCATTGCTTTTGACCCATACACAAGGCTAAAAGGTGTTTCGCCTGTACTTTTCTTGAAAGTTGTTCGATGAGCCCATAATACATTTGACAGTTTATCAACCCACCCATTCCGCTTTTCATTTAAATGCTTTCGAATTCCGCTGACAATATCGCAGTTAGTTACTTCGCATAGCCCATTTGCTTGCGGATGCGCTACCGATGTAAATTTTTGGATTATATTCAATTCTGCACACCAACTTAAAAATGGGTCTTTTGCAATCTGTGCTCCATTATCACTTACAAGTTATCGCGGGATGCCAAATCTGCAAACAATGTATTCCCACACAAAATTCCGCACTTGTACTCCAGTTATTGTGCGCAAAGCTTTAGCTTCTacccatttagtaaaataatcaatTGCCACAATCAGAAACTTTACATTCCCTACCCCTGGGGGAATGGTCCCACAATATCAATGGCCCATTTATAAAACGGCCATGGTGAATTAATTGGGATCGTATCGTGTCTTGGTTTTCTATTCTGCGGCGCATGCCTTCGACAACTTTTACATCTTTTAACTATTTATCCAACATCACGATGCAGGGTAGGCCAAAAATAACCCATTTGCATTATTTTTGCCGCAATAGTTTGGTAACCTGAATGAAGAGCACAAGATCCATTATGCACCTCCTCAATAATTGTTGCAGCTTCTGCGGGTCCAACACACCGCATTAATGGTCCTAGATATGACTTGCGATATaacatatcatttttaatcacataCATAGGGGATCTTTCGCGCACTAATCGAGCTTCTTTCTTGTCCTCTGGTAGTGTATTCTTGCACAAATAGTGCATTATAGGATCCATCCAATTCGGTTGAACTTCCTCTATAGCCGCAACAATCAGACTACCATCAATGGACTTATGGGGAAGTTCTTCTACCTATACTTGCTTTTGGAAGTGAGAAAAAGTCAATGTAGCAAGCTTACTCAAcgcatccgcctttttgttttgACTTCTTGACACTTGTGTCAAttcaaaaaattcaaatttttccgCGGCTTCCTGCAGAAGTTTCAAATACTTTTGTATAGACAACTCAGGAGCTTCAAATGAGCCATTAAATTGATTTTCCACTAACTGCGAATCCACATATGCGCGAAACTGTAAAATATTCATTTTACGCGCCACATTTAATCCCGCAAGCAGTGCTTCATATTCAGTCTCGTTATTTGTTACATCAAAATTAAAACGCAGAGCGTATGTATGTTCTTCACCACTCGGGCTTGTTAACACCAAATTTCATGTTGAAGAGGTTTTAATTACGTTCTTTCATGGATAACTTCAAGCTGACCCGTCATGTCTGCAAGGTAGTCTGAAAAAACCTGGCCCTTTACAGATGTGCGTGGCAAATATGCTATTTCAAATGCTCCTAACTCGATTGCCCACTTGGGGAGTCTTCCTGATACTGCGGGTGTACTCAAAACTTGTTTAACCGTCAAGTCAGTTAAAACATGTATCGAATGACCCTAAAAGTATCTGCATAACCTTCTTGATGTCAAAACCAGCGCGTAAATAAATGTTTCGATAGGTGCGTAGTTTATTTCACTCCCCGCAAGCGCCTTGCTAACAAAGTAAACTGGCTTCTGGACTTTGTTTCGCTCCGCAACAAGCACTGAACTAAATGCTTCATTCACAATCGAAATATAAAGATATAATATTTCACCATCTACAGGTGCAATAAATGTAGGCAGTGTAGCAAGGAATTGCTTTGTTTCTTGAAATGCTTTATCTGCCTCTTCTGTCCATACAAAGTTTTTCTGCTTCAAGCATCCTTTGAGTGTGCGGAAAAAAGGCAACTGTCTTTCCGCGGCTTTGGACAAGAACCTAGTCAGCGCCGCTATCTTTcctgtcaaactttgcacttctttaacAGTCTTAGGCGCGGTCATGTTTCCAATTACAGttattttcttaggattagcttggATGCCTTGTTCAGTGACATAATATCCTAAAAATTTGCCTTCTCTTTCTCCAAAGCTACATTTAGACGGATTTAATTTCAAATTAATCTTTCGCAAACTTTCAAATTTTTCTTCCATCTCAAACTAAATTTGCTCTTGCGTTTTTCTTTTTATGACATGATCATCGACATAAGCTTCAAGATTACAGCCTATTTGGCCTTCAAATGCCTTGTCAATTAATCGTTGATAGGTTGCTCCCGCATTCTTGAGTCCAAAAGGCATTTTAATATAACAATAAATGTCCTTTCTAGTATGAAAAGCGGTTTTGTCCTCATCTTCTTGCGCCATTGGGATTTTTTGATACCCTTTTGCGgcatccaaaaaacatttataAGGGTAAGCGTGCAAAGACTCCACTTTTAAATCTATTTCAGGCAGCggataattgtcctttggacaAGCTTTGTTTATGTCTTTAAAGTCTATGCACATCCTCCACGAACCGTCGGGCTTTTGTTTTACCAATACTGGGTTTGCAACCCACGTTTGATATTTTACTTCATGCAAAATGCATGCACTAACTAACTTGGTAACTTCCGCACATAACCATTTCATGCGATCAGGAGCCATTCCTCTGCGCTTTTGCACAATAGGCTTTAGCCAGGATTAGCATTTAATGTAACAtcccgagtttttccgttaaattatttttaacgccgtcttttttttattttatatcctcggtatctcgattcgtatcctccattagctacattcttacaatatttttgttattggattataacgtctcccgtactctcgtgtaacttaaaataattcgtttggttaattcccgcacccgattacaaactagagggactagacttgtcaaaagaccaaacctttgactaggtcaaagtggtcaaaccacctcctccattcattatcctctccattttctctttttctttaatacttccctatttttcttaaattctccattacaaagattcatcatccattcatgatctagcaaacttcaatcaaaacaaaatacatatttggaatcctctcttcatcctcttcaatttgataccaacttcatctcatttgggtaactttctaaaatcactaattttatgtgttcttgagatttttgagttataaagttgttaattagtgtctatggctcattgtgatgtcgtgtatgtaatttgtatgctcgatttgttgtttttggtataactagcttgaatatgaaaaatgcttgcttaatcttg includes these proteins:
- the LOC139854422 gene encoding uncharacterized protein, which encodes MEEKFESLRKINLKLNPSKCSFGEREGKFLGYYVTEQGIQANPKKITVIGNMTAPKTVKEVQSLTGKIAALTRFLSKAAERQLPFFRTLKGCLKQKNFVWTEEADKAFQETKQFLATLPTFIAPVDGEILYLYISIVNEAFSSVLVAERNKVQKPVYFVSKALAGISGRLPKWAIELGAFEIAYLPRTSVKGQVFSDYLADMTGQLEVIHERTPSGEEHTYALRFNFDVTNNETEYEALLAGLNVARKMNILQFRAYVDSQLVENQFNGSFEAPELSIQKYLKLLQEAAEKFEFFELTQVSRSQNKKADALKEVQPNWMDPIMHYLCKNTLPEDKKEARLVRERSPMYVIKNDMLYRKSYLGPLMRCVGPAEAATIIEEVHNGSCALHSERRLMAVIRETNNKQQIAKYYNKKVRALAFDIGEWVLRNNEASRAEKLGKLGPNWEGPYQIVGINAVGSYKIQDNEGRHIPNTWHATLLKRYYM